A window from Salinigranum halophilum encodes these proteins:
- a CDS encoding Lrp/AsnC ligand binding domain-containing protein, with product MVHAFIMVKTGAGESEQLLGPVRDLDSVTEAHIVAGAYDIIAEVDADEVYEVLKAASSGIQGLQGVTDTKTYIAMDD from the coding sequence ATGGTTCACGCGTTCATCATGGTGAAGACCGGCGCCGGCGAGTCAGAACAGCTCCTGGGGCCCGTTCGGGACCTCGACTCGGTCACGGAGGCGCACATCGTCGCGGGGGCGTACGACATCATTGCCGAGGTGGACGCCGACGAGGTGTACGAGGTGCTGAAGGCGGCCTCGAGCGGGATTCAGGGCTTACAAGGCGTGACCGACACCAAGACGTACATCGCGATGGACGACTGA
- a CDS encoding tubulin/FtsZ family protein encodes MKLAMIGFGQAGGKVVDKFLAYDRNNDSNIVRAAVAVNTAKADLLGLENIPKDQRVLIGQSRVKGHGVGADNELGAEIAEEDIDEVQGAIDSIPVHEVDAFLVVAGLGGGTGSGGSPVLAKHLKRIYTEPVYGLGILPGSDEGGIYTLNAARSFQTFVREVDNLLVFDNDAWRKTGESVQGGYDQINKEIVTRFGVLFGAGEVEAGQEVAESVVDSSEIINTLAGGGVSTVGYASEEVEPTGKSGGLLSRLTGGGNDADDGLDSAHTTNRITSLVRKAALGRLTLPCEVEGTERALLVVAGPPEHLNRKGIERGRKWIEEQTGSMEVRGGDYPISNSRQVAAVILLSGVTNVPRIKELQQVAIEAQDNLAEIREESDAKLEGLVNDDEDELESLF; translated from the coding sequence ATGAAACTCGCGATGATCGGTTTCGGCCAGGCGGGTGGCAAAGTCGTCGACAAGTTCCTCGCGTACGACAGGAACAACGACTCGAACATCGTCCGCGCCGCCGTGGCGGTGAACACGGCGAAGGCGGACCTCCTCGGACTCGAGAACATCCCGAAGGACCAGCGCGTGCTCATCGGCCAGTCGCGCGTCAAGGGCCACGGGGTCGGCGCGGACAACGAACTCGGCGCGGAGATCGCCGAGGAAGACATCGACGAGGTACAGGGGGCCATCGACTCCATCCCCGTCCACGAGGTGGACGCCTTCCTCGTCGTCGCCGGCCTCGGTGGCGGGACCGGTTCGGGCGGTTCGCCGGTGCTGGCGAAGCACCTCAAGCGAATCTACACCGAACCCGTCTACGGACTGGGTATCCTCCCCGGCAGCGACGAGGGCGGCATCTACACCCTCAACGCCGCGCGGTCGTTCCAGACGTTCGTCCGCGAGGTGGACAACCTCCTCGTCTTCGACAACGACGCCTGGCGCAAGACCGGCGAGTCGGTCCAGGGCGGCTACGACCAGATCAACAAGGAGATCGTCACGCGCTTCGGCGTGCTGTTCGGTGCCGGCGAGGTGGAGGCGGGCCAGGAGGTCGCCGAGAGCGTCGTCGACTCCTCGGAGATCATCAACACGCTCGCCGGTGGCGGCGTCTCCACCGTCGGCTACGCCTCCGAGGAGGTCGAGCCCACGGGGAAGTCGGGCGGCCTCCTCTCGCGGCTCACCGGCGGCGGCAACGACGCCGACGACGGCCTCGACAGCGCCCACACCACGAACCGTATCACCTCCCTCGTCCGGAAGGCGGCGCTGGGCCGGCTCACCCTCCCCTGTGAGGTCGAGGGGACAGAGCGGGCGCTGCTCGTGGTCGCGGGGCCTCCGGAGCATCTCAACCGGAAGGGAATCGAGCGCGGGCGGAAGTGGATCGAGGAGCAGACCGGTTCGATGGAGGTCCGCGGCGGCGACTACCCCATCAGCAACTCGCGGCAGGTCGCGGCCGTCATCCTCCTGTCGGGTGTGACGAACGTCCCCCGTATCAAGGAGCTCCAGCAGGTCGCCATCGAAGCACAAGACAATCTTGCCGAAATCCGAGAGGAGAGTGACGCGAAGCTCGAAGGCCTAGTGAACGATGACGAAGACGAACTTGAGTCGCTTTTCTAG
- the tmk gene encoding dTMP kinase has translation MLVTLEGLDGSGKTTVLGHLRDEFPEATFTCEPTDSWYGESVLRSIRDDEADPLAELFLFTADHADHLARVVRPALETGSLVISDRYADSRYAYQAATLAAYDHLAVDDALTYVREVHAPFTRDPDRTVYLDVDPETAAERAGATNKLEHVDYLRRVRDNYERLIREDDGRFVRVDATQSPAAVASDVVRAVEKAVR, from the coding sequence ATGCTCGTCACGCTCGAGGGCCTCGACGGGAGCGGCAAGACGACGGTGCTCGGCCACCTCCGCGACGAGTTCCCCGAGGCAACGTTCACCTGCGAACCGACCGACTCGTGGTACGGTGAGAGCGTCCTCCGCTCGATTCGTGACGACGAGGCCGACCCGCTCGCCGAACTCTTCCTCTTCACGGCGGACCACGCCGACCACCTCGCGCGGGTCGTCCGCCCCGCACTCGAGACGGGCAGTCTCGTCATCTCCGACCGGTACGCCGATTCACGGTACGCCTACCAGGCCGCCACGCTCGCCGCGTACGACCACCTCGCGGTCGACGACGCCCTGACGTACGTCCGCGAGGTGCACGCGCCGTTCACGCGCGACCCCGACCGCACCGTCTACCTCGACGTCGACCCCGAGACCGCCGCCGAGCGGGCGGGCGCGACGAACAAACTCGAACACGTCGACTACCTCCGGCGCGTGCGGGACAACTACGAACGGCTCATCCGCGAGGACGACGGTCGGTTCGTCCGCGTCGACGCCACACAGTCACCCGCGGCGGTCGCGTCAGACGTGGTCAGGGCGGTCGAGAAGGCGGTCCGATAG
- a CDS encoding sensor histidine kinase produces MDPEDPDAVRVLAVVRHAGRDRVVDALHAASVFETLVVTSVAELVDALGSGPRVDCVVCRDDLPDGAATDVLDRVLERCPGVPVVLFVEVTDGRVPAGALRDDFAARVVDDGSAVAAADLCDALRATTADARRSEPGGRLPPPGWSHSDWKASVFDQLFENLPLHVFVKDREGRITHVTEGPVEERLHASGDAFRGRRDVDGVVPFEEALGSYLDDVQVLETGGAVVDEVEFFPSSGRWFLTTKVPLRDEHGEVVGLLGVAREITERKERERQLTALTHLVRHTLRNEINVVHGWAERLTGAVDEPNQSAATRILRAAERLQSMTDKQQELVDVVTDSPPLGTVDVAAVARQVLAAAAERHPCARFDAALPDRAPVRAVDSLERAFAELVQNAVVHNSRDAPLVELRVESHEETVCVRIVDDGPPIPEMEVATLTGEQLIDPLHHGTGLGLWLADWAIRRSNGTLSFTRNGSRGNVVTVTLPREE; encoded by the coding sequence ATGGACCCCGAGGACCCCGACGCGGTACGCGTACTCGCCGTCGTCCGGCACGCCGGACGGGACAGGGTCGTCGACGCCCTCCACGCGGCGTCCGTCTTCGAGACGCTCGTCGTGACCTCCGTGGCCGAACTGGTCGACGCGCTCGGCAGCGGCCCCCGGGTCGACTGTGTCGTCTGCCGAGACGACCTGCCTGACGGCGCGGCGACGGACGTGCTCGACCGGGTGCTCGAACGGTGCCCCGGCGTGCCCGTCGTCCTGTTCGTCGAGGTAACGGACGGGCGTGTCCCCGCCGGTGCGCTCAGAGACGACTTCGCGGCTCGGGTGGTCGACGACGGATCGGCCGTGGCGGCTGCCGACCTGTGTGATGCGCTTCGCGCCACAACAGCCGACGCCCGCCGCTCAGAGCCCGGCGGGCGTCTCCCGCCTCCCGGCTGGAGCCACAGCGACTGGAAGGCGAGCGTCTTCGACCAACTGTTCGAGAACCTTCCGTTGCACGTCTTCGTCAAGGACAGGGAAGGCCGAATCACACACGTCACCGAGGGCCCCGTCGAAGAGCGCCTCCACGCGTCCGGCGACGCGTTCCGCGGCCGACGTGACGTCGACGGCGTCGTCCCGTTCGAGGAGGCGCTCGGCTCGTATCTCGACGACGTACAGGTGCTCGAGACGGGCGGGGCTGTCGTCGACGAGGTGGAGTTTTTCCCCTCGTCGGGTCGGTGGTTCCTCACCACGAAGGTCCCGCTTCGGGACGAACACGGCGAGGTCGTCGGGCTCCTCGGGGTCGCCCGGGAGATTACCGAGCGCAAGGAGCGCGAGCGACAGCTCACGGCGCTCACCCACCTGGTTCGACACACCCTCCGGAACGAGATCAACGTCGTCCACGGCTGGGCCGAGCGACTCACGGGCGCGGTCGACGAGCCGAACCAGTCGGCGGCGACGCGCATCCTCCGCGCGGCAGAGCGGCTGCAGTCGATGACCGACAAGCAACAAGAACTCGTCGACGTCGTCACCGACAGTCCACCTCTGGGAACGGTCGACGTCGCAGCGGTCGCGCGGCAGGTACTCGCCGCGGCGGCCGAACGGCACCCGTGTGCCCGGTTCGACGCGGCGCTCCCTGACCGGGCTCCGGTCCGTGCCGTCGACAGCCTCGAACGGGCGTTCGCCGAACTAGTCCAGAACGCGGTCGTTCACAACAGCCGCGACGCGCCGCTCGTCGAACTGCGCGTCGAGTCCCACGAAGAGACGGTGTGTGTCCGAATCGTCGACGACGGCCCGCCGATTCCCGAGATGGAGGTCGCGACGCTCACCGGCGAGCAGTTGATCGACCCGCTCCATCACGGGACGGGACTCGGGCTGTGGCTCGCCGACTGGGCCATCAGACGGTCGAACGGGACGCTGTCGTTCACACGGAACGGCTCGCGAGGGAACGTCGTGACGGTGACGCTCCCCCGAGAGGAGTGA
- a CDS encoding endonuclease/exonuclease/phosphatase family protein, with translation MPHVTDTPPPEIQEDLAGLERALDECVPPRTIDRTLLVATWNVRAFGGLTEKWVSTGDDSPKRDLQSIHVIAAIIRRFDVVALQEVKGTLKALRHTMKLLGPNWGLLLTDVTRGSKGNDERLGFLYDRRTVQPSGLAGELVVPREQLDRRDITEEALREQFARTPYAVSFRAGDQTFILVTLHVLYGDSADARTPELRAIAEWLDEWARDINAWDHNLVALGDFNIDRRGDERYEAFTSTGLTVPDDLNDVPRTIFGDEDDEGKFYDQIAWFTADEGRPALSLDYRESGAFDFREVALPRRGLSRRSLSWRVSDHYPLWAAFEL, from the coding sequence ATGCCCCACGTCACCGACACCCCACCACCGGAGATACAGGAAGACCTCGCGGGTCTCGAACGCGCACTCGACGAGTGCGTCCCGCCCCGGACCATCGACCGCACGCTCCTCGTCGCCACCTGGAACGTCCGTGCCTTCGGCGGCCTCACCGAGAAGTGGGTCTCCACCGGGGACGACAGCCCGAAGCGCGACCTCCAGTCGATACACGTCATCGCGGCCATCATCCGCCGGTTCGACGTCGTCGCCCTCCAGGAGGTGAAAGGGACGCTGAAGGCGCTCCGGCACACGATGAAGCTGCTCGGGCCGAACTGGGGGTTGCTCCTCACGGACGTCACTCGCGGTTCGAAGGGGAACGACGAACGACTGGGGTTCCTCTACGACCGGCGGACGGTGCAGCCGAGTGGCCTCGCCGGCGAACTCGTCGTCCCGAGAGAACAGCTCGACCGGCGCGACATCACCGAGGAGGCGCTGCGCGAACAGTTCGCGCGAACCCCGTACGCGGTCAGCTTCCGCGCGGGCGACCAGACGTTCATCCTCGTGACACTGCATGTGCTCTACGGGGACTCGGCGGACGCCCGGACGCCCGAACTCCGCGCCATCGCCGAGTGGCTCGACGAGTGGGCGCGCGACATCAACGCCTGGGACCACAACCTCGTCGCGCTCGGCGACTTCAACATCGACCGCAGAGGCGACGAACGGTACGAGGCGTTCACGTCGACGGGACTGACCGTCCCCGACGACCTCAACGACGTCCCCCGGACCATCTTCGGGGACGAGGACGACGAGGGCAAGTTCTACGACCAGATCGCGTGGTTCACCGCCGACGAGGGCAGACCGGCGCTCTCGCTCGACTACCGCGAGAGCGGCGCGTTCGACTTCCGGGAGGTCGCCCTGCCACGTCGCGGACTGAGCCGTCGGTCGCTCTCGTGGCGGGTGTCGGACCACTACCCGCTGTGGGCCGCGTTCGAGCTGTAA
- a CDS encoding DUF5813 family protein: MSEVPGRVRRAFAGHSGFEEAGVDEYVSTATPFDAQVRVETADDGHVRFAVEVRVPTLSAVVDGDVADVVEAGWTETFELRVEDVGGVTKVDRGLSPTVRQLDEELVVRVEYTDLNERRGVDDAAALVTFVEGTYVQGVIPGYDYTEPVTSLMSSAKDAGGF; encoded by the coding sequence ATGAGTGAGGTTCCGGGTCGAGTGCGGCGGGCCTTCGCCGGCCACAGCGGGTTCGAAGAGGCGGGCGTCGACGAGTACGTCTCGACGGCGACACCGTTCGACGCGCAGGTGCGGGTGGAAACGGCCGACGACGGCCACGTCCGGTTCGCCGTCGAGGTGCGCGTCCCGACGCTCTCGGCCGTCGTCGACGGCGACGTCGCGGACGTCGTCGAAGCGGGCTGGACCGAGACGTTCGAACTCCGGGTCGAGGACGTCGGCGGTGTGACGAAGGTCGACCGCGGCCTCAGCCCCACGGTCCGTCAGCTGGACGAGGAGCTCGTCGTGCGCGTGGAGTACACGGACCTCAACGAACGGCGGGGGGTCGACGACGCGGCCGCGCTCGTGACGTTCGTCGAGGGGACCTACGTGCAGGGAGTCATCCCCGGATACGACTACACCGAGCCGGTGACGTCGCTCATGTCGAGCGCGAAGGACGCGGGCGGGTTCTAG
- a CDS encoding Lrp/AsnC ligand binding domain-containing protein, which produces MVTAYIMVKANTGEADRLKGEILDLGDGVVDANIVAGDVDFIVKVHVETPVDVKDIASAIQAVDGIEDTQTYIAMD; this is translated from the coding sequence GTGGTCACCGCCTACATCATGGTCAAGGCCAACACGGGCGAGGCCGACCGGCTGAAGGGCGAGATACTCGACCTCGGCGACGGCGTCGTCGACGCCAACATCGTCGCCGGGGACGTCGACTTCATCGTGAAGGTCCACGTCGAGACGCCCGTCGACGTCAAGGACATCGCCTCCGCGATTCAGGCCGTCGACGGCATCGAGGACACCCAGACGTACATCGCGATGGACTGA
- a CDS encoding thiamine pyrophosphate-dependent enzyme, whose protein sequence is MHRLIADRSLGDSWLGPEDARAAYRDVVRTRRFDDRALALQRRGWMSGYPPFRGQEAAQVGAAHAMRDDDWLLPTYRSNALQIARGVPMSDILLFRRGHPEFHSDHDLPVLPQAVPIASQLPHAVGLGMARNYRGNGEAALVCFGDGATSQGDTHEAMNFAGVFETPTVFFCENNGWAISHPRERQTASESIAEKADAYGFEGVQVDGNDPLAVREVVSEALASAREGSPVLVEALTYRQGAHTTADDPDRYRPAESDLPAWRTRDPVDRLEAFLRDEGVIDDAFVTETRERADEELAAAVAAAEAVETPGPDDLFDPVYAGPSPHLDDQRAECRRYRATHPLEED, encoded by the coding sequence ATGCACCGACTCATCGCCGACCGCTCGCTCGGCGACTCGTGGCTCGGCCCCGAAGACGCCCGTGCGGCCTACCGGGACGTGGTCCGGACGCGACGGTTCGACGACCGGGCGCTCGCCCTCCAGCGCCGGGGGTGGATGAGCGGCTACCCGCCGTTCCGTGGTCAGGAGGCCGCGCAGGTGGGGGCCGCCCACGCCATGCGCGACGACGACTGGCTCCTCCCCACCTACCGCTCGAACGCGCTTCAAATCGCCCGCGGCGTCCCGATGAGCGACATCCTGCTCTTTCGGCGGGGCCACCCCGAGTTCCACTCGGACCACGACCTGCCCGTCCTCCCGCAGGCGGTCCCCATCGCGAGTCAGTTGCCCCACGCCGTCGGACTCGGGATGGCGCGGAACTATCGGGGAAACGGCGAGGCCGCGCTCGTTTGCTTCGGCGACGGCGCGACGAGTCAGGGCGACACCCACGAGGCGATGAACTTCGCCGGCGTGTTCGAGACACCCACCGTCTTCTTCTGTGAGAACAACGGCTGGGCTATCTCCCACCCCCGCGAGCGCCAGACAGCCTCGGAGAGCATCGCCGAGAAGGCTGACGCGTACGGGTTCGAGGGCGTGCAGGTCGACGGCAACGACCCGCTCGCCGTCCGCGAAGTCGTCTCGGAGGCGCTCGCGTCGGCCCGCGAGGGGTCACCCGTCCTCGTCGAGGCGCTCACCTACCGCCAGGGCGCGCACACGACCGCCGACGACCCCGACCGCTACCGGCCGGCGGAGTCCGACCTGCCCGCGTGGCGGACCCGCGACCCGGTCGACCGGCTCGAGGCGTTCCTCCGCGACGAGGGTGTCATCGACGACGCGTTCGTCACGGAGACGCGCGAGCGGGCCGACGAGGAACTCGCGGCGGCAGTCGCGGCCGCGGAGGCGGTCGAGACGCCTGGCCCGGACGACCTGTTCGACCCCGTCTACGCGGGGCCATCACCCCACCTCGACGACCAGCGCGCCGAGTGCCGCCGGTACCGGGCGACCCACCCGCTCGAAGAAGACTGA
- the cofC gene encoding 2-phospho-L-lactate guanylyltransferase — protein MRVVVPFDATTPKTRLAPVLDADERDAFARCMLRDVLAAAAPLGSVEVVATSPVDVDASASVRVDDAPLSAVVDRAVAETVGAEGAERHPLVVVMADLALATPDALTRLVDTDGDVVLVPGRGVGTNALVVRTPDFRTDFHGTSYLDHREAAAAVGTVGTVDSFRLSTDVDEPADLVEAFVHGGASTREWLASRFELVVGDDEGRVRLSRR, from the coding sequence ATGCGCGTCGTCGTTCCCTTCGACGCGACGACCCCGAAGACGCGGCTCGCCCCCGTTCTGGACGCCGACGAACGCGACGCGTTCGCACGCTGTATGCTCCGTGACGTGCTCGCCGCCGCTGCGCCGCTGGGTTCGGTCGAGGTCGTCGCGACGAGCCCCGTCGATGTCGACGCGTCCGCGAGCGTCCGCGTCGACGACGCTCCCCTCTCCGCCGTGGTCGACCGCGCCGTCGCGGAGACCGTCGGCGCGGAGGGGGCCGAACGCCACCCGCTCGTCGTGGTGATGGCCGACCTCGCGCTCGCAACCCCGGACGCGCTGACCCGCCTCGTCGACACCGACGGAGACGTCGTGCTCGTCCCCGGGCGGGGCGTGGGGACGAACGCGCTCGTGGTCCGGACGCCCGACTTCCGGACCGACTTCCACGGCACCTCCTACCTGGACCACCGGGAGGCGGCCGCCGCCGTCGGGACGGTCGGGACCGTCGACTCGTTCCGGCTGTCGACCGACGTCGACGAGCCCGCGGACCTCGTCGAGGCGTTCGTCCACGGCGGGGCGTCCACGAGGGAGTGGCTCGCGTCGCGGTTCGAACTCGTGGTCGGCGACGACGAGGGCCGCGTCCGCCTCAGCCGTCGGTGA
- the cofG gene encoding 7,8-didemethyl-8-hydroxy-5-deazariboflavin synthase subunit CofG, translating into MFPGADAYDIALDVDEEAVDRLLDVRPADVGPAPALTFARNVFVPLTTACRYTCTYCTYYDVPGQASLMSPAAVEDVLRTGADAGCTEALFTFGDKPDARYEAIHDQLDEWGHDSILDYLFEVCELALDVGLLPHSNPGDLTEAEFERLREVNASMGVMLETTADVDAHAGSRRKTPGQRLNTIRAAGRAGVPFTTGLLVGIGETWRDRAESLLAIRDFHERYGHVQEVIVQNVVPNERSSFERPPVETMRRVVSMARVALPDEVSVQVPPNLSPTSALVDCGVDDLGGVSPVTDDYINPDYSWPALRELEDLADGAGVPLRERLPVYERYLSGDQWVSDRIRDAIAAETDAGARYRACLSDEPVT; encoded by the coding sequence ATGTTCCCCGGTGCGGACGCGTACGACATCGCCCTCGACGTCGACGAGGAGGCGGTCGACCGGCTGCTCGACGTGAGGCCCGCCGACGTCGGCCCCGCGCCCGCGCTCACGTTCGCACGGAACGTCTTCGTTCCGCTGACGACAGCGTGTCGCTACACCTGTACGTACTGTACCTACTACGACGTCCCCGGGCAGGCGTCGCTCATGTCGCCCGCGGCGGTCGAAGACGTCCTGCGCACGGGTGCCGACGCCGGCTGTACGGAGGCGCTCTTCACCTTCGGCGACAAACCCGACGCGCGGTACGAGGCCATCCACGACCAGCTAGACGAGTGGGGTCACGACTCCATCCTCGACTACCTCTTCGAGGTGTGCGAACTCGCACTCGACGTGGGCCTCCTCCCGCACTCGAACCCCGGCGACCTCACCGAAGCGGAGTTCGAGCGCCTGCGGGAGGTGAACGCCTCCATGGGCGTCATGCTAGAGACGACGGCCGACGTCGACGCCCACGCCGGCAGTCGACGGAAGACGCCCGGCCAGCGGCTCAACACCATCCGCGCGGCCGGCCGGGCCGGCGTCCCGTTCACCACTGGACTGCTCGTCGGTATCGGCGAGACATGGCGCGACCGCGCCGAGTCGTTGCTGGCGATTCGAGACTTCCACGAGCGGTACGGCCACGTCCAGGAGGTCATCGTCCAGAACGTCGTCCCGAACGAGCGCTCGTCGTTCGAGCGCCCCCCGGTCGAGACGATGCGCCGCGTCGTGTCGATGGCACGCGTCGCCCTCCCCGACGAGGTGTCGGTGCAGGTGCCCCCGAACCTCTCGCCGACGTCGGCCCTCGTAGACTGCGGCGTCGACGACCTCGGCGGCGTCTCCCCCGTGACGGACGACTACATCAACCCCGACTACTCGTGGCCCGCACTCCGCGAACTGGAGGACCTCGCGGACGGGGCCGGCGTCCCGCTTCGAGAGCGACTCCCAGTGTACGAACGGTACCTCTCGGGAGACCAGTGGGTCTCCGACCGCATCCGCGACGCCATCGCCGCGGAGACCGACGCGGGCGCGCGATATCGGGCGTGTCTCTCGGACGAGCCCGTCACGTGA
- a CDS encoding complex I NDUFA9 subunit family protein: MNVLVVGGSGFIGSHLCRELKERGHSVTALSRSPGNDDLPKGISKAMGNVTAYDSMQEAFEGQDVVVNLVALSPLFKPSGGDEMHDTVHRQGTENVVRACEEHGVSRLVQMSALGADPRGETAYIRAKGKAEEAVKDSSLDWVIFRPSVVFGDGGEFVSFTKKLAPPYLTPLPGGGKTRFQPIWVGDLVPMLADACEADEHVGQTYEIGGPDKLTLAEVAKLAHGAAGRSVTVVPVPMGLAGIGLSVVGKLPGAPMGADQYRSLKFDNTTNDNAVGAFGVSETDLTSLEAYLAA, from the coding sequence ATGAACGTCCTTGTCGTCGGCGGAAGCGGCTTCATCGGTAGCCATCTGTGTCGTGAACTCAAGGAACGAGGACACAGCGTCACGGCGCTCTCGCGGAGCCCGGGAAACGACGACCTCCCGAAGGGTATCTCGAAGGCGATGGGGAACGTCACCGCGTACGACTCCATGCAGGAGGCGTTCGAGGGCCAAGACGTCGTGGTCAACCTCGTCGCGCTCTCGCCGTTGTTCAAGCCGAGCGGGGGCGACGAGATGCACGATACGGTCCACCGACAGGGGACCGAGAACGTCGTCCGCGCCTGTGAGGAACACGGCGTCTCGCGGCTCGTCCAGATGAGTGCGCTCGGGGCCGACCCCCGGGGAGAGACGGCGTACATCCGCGCGAAGGGGAAGGCCGAGGAGGCCGTGAAGGACTCCTCGCTCGACTGGGTAATCTTCCGTCCCTCCGTCGTGTTCGGCGACGGCGGCGAGTTCGTCTCCTTCACGAAGAAGCTCGCGCCGCCGTATCTCACGCCGCTGCCCGGTGGGGGTAAGACGCGCTTTCAGCCCATCTGGGTCGGTGACCTCGTCCCGATGCTCGCCGACGCCTGCGAGGCCGACGAGCACGTCGGCCAGACCTACGAAATCGGCGGCCCGGACAAGCTGACGCTCGCCGAGGTGGCGAAGCTCGCGCACGGCGCGGCGGGTCGCTCGGTGACGGTCGTGCCCGTCCCGATGGGACTCGCGGGAATCGGCCTCAGCGTCGTCGGGAAGCTCCCCGGCGCGCCGATGGGGGCCGACCAGTACCGTTCGCTGAAGTTCGACAACACGACCAACGACAACGCGGTCGGCGCGTTCGGGGTGAGCGAGACTGACCTCACGAGCCTCGAAGCGTACCTGGCCGCCTGA
- a CDS encoding potassium channel family protein, whose protein sequence is MRFVIIGGGRVGSRTARVLIEEGHDVTVVELDEDRQERCRAAGFEVVTGDGSHEDVLLEAGVDEADALGALTSNLNVNFAACMIGKHYGCRTVMRIDEEYREEIYQKYAGEVDEIVYPERLGAVVAKNALLGGSIRAIADIAQNLQVVLLTVTDASPMRGYTLSEVALPEKAHLLAFGKKDEPMGVPLPDDSLELGDRVAVLADFSVLGEVRQLLVGDEVAAVPGGG, encoded by the coding sequence ATGCGATTCGTTATCATAGGTGGTGGGCGCGTCGGCTCTCGGACCGCACGCGTGCTCATCGAGGAAGGTCACGACGTGACCGTCGTCGAACTCGACGAGGACCGACAGGAACGCTGCCGGGCGGCCGGGTTCGAGGTGGTCACCGGGGACGGCTCACACGAGGACGTGCTCCTCGAGGCGGGCGTCGACGAGGCCGACGCGCTCGGGGCGCTCACGAGCAACCTCAACGTCAACTTCGCGGCGTGCATGATCGGGAAGCATTACGGCTGCCGGACCGTGATGCGCATCGACGAGGAGTACCGCGAGGAGATCTACCAGAAGTACGCCGGGGAGGTCGACGAAATCGTCTACCCCGAGCGCCTCGGCGCGGTCGTGGCTAAGAACGCCCTGCTCGGCGGCTCTATCCGCGCCATCGCCGACATCGCACAGAACCTGCAGGTGGTGCTTCTCACCGTGACGGATGCGTCGCCGATGCGTGGGTACACGCTCAGCGAGGTCGCCCTGCCGGAGAAGGCCCACCTCCTCGCGTTCGGGAAGAAGGACGAGCCGATGGGCGTCCCGCTCCCCGACGACTCGCTGGAACTCGGCGACCGCGTCGCCGTCCTCGCGGATTTCTCGGTCCTCGGCGAAGTCCGACAGCTCCTCGTCGGTGACGAAGTCGCCGCCGTCCCCGGGGGTGGGTGA